The Enterobacter asburiae genome window below encodes:
- the thiQ gene encoding thiamine ABC transporter ATP-binding protein ThiQ translates to MLKLTDVTWLYQHLPMRFTLSVRQGETIAVLGPSGAGKSTLLNLIAGFLQPASGAIVINNQDHTHTPPAKRPVSMLFQENNLFTHLTVRQNIALGMHPGLRLNDAQRQKLEIIAAQMGINEFIDRLPGELSGGQRQRVALARCLVREQPILLLDEPFSALDPALRQEMLALVQDVCQRQQLTMLMVSHSIEDAARIAPRSVVIAEGRILWDGKTEELLSGKAGASSLLGIRAVRCPHPGPLPRGEGKSP, encoded by the coding sequence ATGTTAAAACTGACTGATGTAACCTGGCTTTACCAGCATCTGCCGATGCGCTTCACGCTCTCCGTGCGTCAGGGGGAGACGATCGCCGTACTTGGCCCAAGCGGCGCGGGAAAAAGCACGCTGCTTAATCTGATTGCGGGTTTTCTGCAGCCGGCAAGCGGCGCGATCGTCATTAACAATCAAGACCATACCCACACGCCGCCCGCAAAACGTCCTGTCTCAATGCTGTTTCAGGAAAACAACCTGTTTACCCACCTGACGGTGCGGCAAAACATCGCGCTGGGAATGCATCCGGGACTCAGGCTGAACGATGCCCAGCGCCAGAAGCTGGAGATCATTGCCGCCCAGATGGGGATCAACGAGTTCATCGACAGGCTGCCGGGCGAGCTTTCCGGCGGTCAGCGTCAGCGCGTAGCGCTGGCGCGATGTCTGGTGCGCGAGCAGCCGATCCTGCTGCTGGATGAGCCGTTCTCGGCGCTCGATCCCGCACTGCGCCAGGAGATGCTGGCGCTGGTGCAGGACGTCTGCCAGCGCCAGCAGCTGACGATGCTGATGGTGTCGCACAGTATTGAGGATGCCGCACGGATTGCGCCGCGATCGGTGGTGATTGCCGAAGGGCGTATTTTGTGGGATGGAAAAACAGAAGAACTGTTGAGTGGTAAGGCGGGGGCGTCTTCACTGTTGGGAATTCGTGCCGTCAGATGCCCTCACCCTGGCCCTCTCCCACGGGGAGAGGGGAAAAGTCCTTAA